The proteins below are encoded in one region of Alosa sapidissima isolate fAloSap1 chromosome 24, fAloSap1.pri, whole genome shotgun sequence:
- the LOC121700491 gene encoding cytochrome c oxidase assembly factor 3 homolog, mitochondrial has translation MADQGSKGGSDAEFAKRIDPAKESLTREQLQFIQQVEIEQWKKRSQKLRGRNMATGLAIAAMVTGIYAYTIYAVKQEKIMDEIDEEAKFIRSQGAKTGAN, from the exons ATGGCTGATCAAGGCAGTAAAGGGGGCTCGGACGCTGAATTTGCCAAGAGAATTGACCCAGCAAAGGAGAGTTTGACGCGTGAGCAGTTGCAGTTTATCCAGCAAGTGGAAATCGAACAGTGGAAGAAGAGATCACAGAAGCTACGGGGTCGAAATATGGCCACGGGCCTTGCAATTGCCGCTATGGTGACGGGCATCT ATGCCTACACGATCTACGCGGTGAAACAGGAGAAGATCATGGACGAAATTGATGAGGAGGCCAAATTTATCAGATCGCAAGGAGCAAAAACGGGTGCCAATTGA